The nucleotide sequence TTAAGGCCTACAGAAATTTTGGCCCTAAAAAAGGAAGACATTGACCTTGACAAAGGTACAATCATAGTAAAAAATACGAAAACATACCAGGACCGCATAGTTCCAATTCATAAAAAACCTATGATGGCCTTGAGAAAGTATCTTGCCAAAAGAAAAGATGATTGCCCATCACTATTCTATTCTTTCAGAGAAAAAACTCCAATGACTTTGTTCGCATATAGATTTGCATTGAAAAAATATTGTAAAAAGGCTAGAATAAAAAGAGTCACACCTTACCAGCTCAGGCATACCTTTGCCACCCAGTTCATTGAAAACGGTGGAGATGTCCTTATTCTAAAGAGCATAATGGGCCATTCAAACATTAAAACTACTGAAGGCTATGTCCATGAGAATACTAGAATGATTATGAAAGGCTATGAGAAAGCATGTCCTGAATTTTAATTTTTTATATTTAATAAATAGTATATCTACCTTAGAAAATGATGTCCATTAATTGAATAATTAGGGATGTATGGATTCATTTATTTCATATTTTGATATATGTCATACCTATCTTCTCTTTCTTGTTCATGAACTAATCCTAAGAACCCTATAATAAATGATAAGATAGTAATTAATCCAATAAAAAGGCTCATGGCAATATATGCATCAGGATAATAATGAAGGAGAACATTATAATAATCAACTTGATGGATTCCTTCTACCCTCAATCCATGGTGAAATACATCCAGATCGCCTTTATTATAATTAGAAACTTGGAAATGTGGATCAAAAAAAACCATATACCTGTGGTCATTTGAAATAATCCTAAGTCTTATATCCTTAAACCAAACATAATGATAATCGCCTTCTCTGTAGATATATATGTACATGTTTTCATTTGGGTAATCTGATATCTCTTTTTGATTAAATTTTATCTTCAATTCGTTTTCGTTAATGAAATAATCTACATCTTTTTTTAATGTTAAATCATATTTAGAACTGTTAATTTTTATATCTCTAATTTCATTTGTTGTAAAATTACTATCTTTTGATGTTGAATGAACATAGAAAAATACATTCAATTCTTTTTTATATAGATCATTTTCTTGTATTTCAATAAGAACATAAGGATCATTACTTTTTAATGAAATAGTCCCACTAAAGGGATAACTAGTTGAATTTTCTCCAACTATATTACTGTTGAGTTCAGTTTCAATATATTCTACATTCCTATTTGCATTAAGAATTAAGATTGAAGCAATAAGCATAATAAATAATAAAACTATAATCGTATATAATGGCCATTTGCTTTTTTTTAAAACAAACATTACTATTAATAATATATAATACTATTTATAAACATATTCTGTCATAAAAATTGATTTTTTCATATATTTCTTTATCAAACCAGATAATTTCATCGCCTTTTTTTATTTTCAATCTTTGCATCTGTATTTTCTGATCTTAAATTTAGAAGTTTCTAAAAAGTATATAAAAATGGAACTAATTATACAGATATTGAATACCCGATAAGATAGACCTATACCATTATAGGTGCAACTGAAACAATATAGTCTTCTTCCAAATGCCAGATATTTCTTTTAAAACTAACCATTAATTAAAATCCAATCCATAAAGCATATGTCTGCATATCTTCTCCTTCAATATTTAGATTTATAATTATTATTAAATATTTAAATTCAATAAAAGACAAAGATTAAGTATAATATAGTAATATTTATATATTAAATATTACTTTCCTTGTATAATAAAAACTAAAAGGTTTATGTTTAGAAACCTTTATAAAGATATAAATCGCAATTTATGCAAGAACATATAAATCTATACTAGGGGATATAAAGATGGCACGTGTTAGTTGTGGAGAATTTGTTATAGAAACTAGAGACAAGTTTGATTCAAATTTATTCGAAAGAGCATTAAAAAATATAAAGGAATTTGAGGAAAACTTAGAGAAAATTGAAGAAATGCCTCTAACTATTTGGAAACAAAAATTTAACATCTGATTATCCCATGTCAGAACAAATTATTGAAGAACCCTTCTCTATTATCGAAGATTTTAGTGCTATTGATTTTCATGGCTTATTTTTAAATAAAGATTCCATTGAGAAAAATACTCGAAAGAGTATTCAAATATGGTATCTAAAACGTTATCTTTCGTATTTAGGGTGTAAAAGTATTTTAGTAGAAAATAGTTATATTGATAGAGACTATTTAATGGATTATCAAGATTTTTATGTCCGATGTTCTAAAAATTATAATAGAAAATGTAAGAGGGCTCATTTTTTTTCATGTAAACTAGACAAAGATACAATCTCTAAGATAATTGAAACTCCGTCTAAACAAGAGGGAAAAATAGATGAAATAAAAAATAGTTATTTAGGTTTTACTGTAATAAAGCCTTTACCTGACAAAGTAATTGGTAAGACTTGCATAAAACACTACCCCGAAAAAGAAAACAGACATTTTTATTCTGTAAAAAAATATTATTCTAATCTTTTTGGTATTAATTTTCATATTGAAACTCTTGCATTTCAACAACAAGACACTATTATGGCAGCATGTGCGACTGTTTCTTTGTGGTGTGCATTCCATCAGACCTCAGAAATCTTTGGACATTATATTCCTTCACCCGGTCAGATAACAAAATCTGCTACTTTGAATATAATAGATAGAAATAGAGTCATCCCCTCACAAGGATTAGCTCCTGAACAAATATGCGACGCTATTAGACATGTTGGCTTAACTTATGAAACATTTAGTGTTGAAGATAAAAAAAGTTTTTTGGGCATAATTCATTCTTACTTAAAAATGCATTTACCAATAATAATGGGATTTTTAAGGCCAGATAATAAATATCATGCCGTAACCATAACTGGATATAAATTAGAGGATCCAACTCCAAAAGATAATGGAGAAGTTGAAAAAGAAATAGATTTTGAGATTGTGTCTGATAATATTTCTGAGTTATATATTCATGACGATCAAATAGGGCCTTTTAGTCGAGTATTCATAAAAGAGAAATCCGAAGAAAATGTACCAAAAGTTTTTATTAAATATCAAAGCTACAAAGGAGATGATGGGGACAACGAAGACGGAGAGGACGAAGATATCAAGGAAATTAAAAAACTTATGAAAAATGTTAAACTTATCCCGCTTTATTCTTTTTCAGATAAATATGTATCCTCTAAGCCCGGGATAAGGCTAGAATTGGAGTACCCAGACACGGACGATGAAGATATTAATTCAAGAAACTCAGAAAATAAAGAAGTTATCCCCCATGTATTAATTATTCCTTTATATGAAAAAATTAGAATTAATTATACTAACATCTATAAAGAAGCTAATAGAATTAATGCATTTATTAAAAGTATAATTAAAACAAAGATTATTTGGGACATATTTTTGTATACTTCGAATAAATTTAAGGAAGAAATACTTAAGGATGATAAACTTCCTATAGCCATTAGAACAAAAATATTAACTGATTGCATGCCCAAATATATTTGGAGATGTCAAGTTAAAATGCAAAATACCAAAAAGGAAAATGAGGTATTCCTTGAACTTATATTTGATTCTACTGATATTAGTGGAAATACCTCTTTTCTTTATTTCCTATCGGGCGATGAACAAAAGAAGTTTTTAAAAACAGAATATGAAAAAATAAAAAAGGAGACAGATAGGTCAAAAATAACTATGAGTCTAGTCGATAAAGAATTTATTAAATTCTTTGAAGATTTTTTGAATAGATAACCTCTACAATTATTATAATTTCAATAAATTATTTCTAATTAAATATTGCGCATAAGGCTAATTATGCGAATAAATTATACATTTGTGTTTTATTTTAAACATTTAATAATTAAGATAGGGCAATATAAGATCATTAAATATAATACTTAAAAAATATCTTGTTCAGGGACCAATATAGATTTTTTATATCTCAAAATAATTGTCAATTAATTCTCTTACTTCATTTAACAATATTTTCTTCTCTTCTTTCAATTTGAAAGCTTGTTTTACTAATTTTGTAATTTCCTCAATAGAATCTTTATCTAAAATGGGAATTTCAAAATCTAAAATATAATTGGAAATTGTCGGTATTGTTGATTGGATTACTGTATATCTTTCTGCTTGGTATATCGCGATTTCTTTTAGCGTTAAAATTAAAAATAAAAATTCTTGTGTGAAATTATATTTTTCAATAGCCTCTTTTTTTAATCTCAATCTTTTTACATGGCTTTGCAAAATTATTTTATCTTGTGAAGTAAGCATTGCTGCAAGTCCAATTTTACCATCATTAGTAAATAAGATATCGCCAGCTTTAATATCTTGTTTTAGCTCTTGGTATATCTCATCAGGGATGTAATAGTCTGGAAATTGGTCAACTTCATAGTTAACAAGATCTGATGTTCTAATGAATGGAATATCACTATTTTTTTTATCCAAATATTTGTTATAATTAATACTTCCCACTTCATCGCCCTTTTTTACTATGGCTATTTCTCTAATTGGGATGGTAGGGAATTTGTTTTGGATAATTTTTAGTATATTTATATAAAATGGGTAAGAATATGCAGGAGTCCAAAGGTCAACTTTCGAAAAACTTGATAGGTTTACAGAATAATATTTTTCTATTGCAATTTTAGAAAAATCAATATCAAGTTTTTTATATAAAAGTGACTGTGCTTGTTTTATGATTATATTTGCCTGATTTTGCAAAACTATTGATTTCTTAACCTTTCCTGAAACTTTTTCAATAAGTATTTCGTCATATAAAATTTTTAACTTTTTTAAAGTTGGATGATTTATACCTGGAGAAACGGCTCCGGATAGATTATTTAAAACCTGTTCATAAAATACTTTAGAATTTAAAAAAGCTATTAAGTAATAAGGATCCGATTCTTCTTTGATCCTTAGTAAAATAGCTTCTGTTCCAATTAGATCATCAATATCTTCTTCAGTAACTATTAAGGATATACCTGGTGTACCTTTCCTTGAAAAAAGGATATCATTTTGTTTTAACCTGATTTTTTGTGGTATTCCACTTATTTCGACTTTTTTTATATCAGAATAAGATAAAAAAAATCTTTTCATATCAGAAATTCTAATATAATTTTTTCCCTTTTCCGTATAATCTCTTACATCAATACCGTTAATTGGACCTTTTTCCAGAAACTCCCTAAGTAAAATTGAATTAGGCGAATTTTCCAGTTTTTTTAAAATATATGAATATTTAGGAGTCCATTTTTCTTTTTCTATTTCTAATTTATTGATAGTTACTAATTTTAACATTTTTATAACCTAAAAACTAAAATTATTTATTTTTGACCATTTTTTAAACTCATCCGCAATATGCGAAATATCATCTTCTTCTTTATGTTTGCCCCTTCTATCATGCCCACAGGTATCTGCAATAGCCATAAAAATTGGGTAATCTTCAGGAATTTCATTTTTTAGCATTTTTTGTAGTACTAAAATTGTAGTTTTAGTTGGCGTATTTGGCATAAAAGTTTCAACTGGAACATCTATTATTGCGACTATTCTTGTTTTTTCAAGAAGCCAAGCCCGAATGTAAGCCAATTGAGAGTTACCGTATATTCCATCGGGTAATACTATTGCCATTCTCCCGCCATTTTTTAATAGTTGTAAACTTCTTTCAATAAATATTATTTGAGGGGCTTCGCTATCTTTTATTTTTCCCATTTCCCATGTTGATATTTTTTTATTGAATTTCCATTCATGCCCA is from Methanofastidiosum sp. and encodes:
- a CDS encoding site-specific integrase, whose product is MEEDFYRFLRGNKKLASSTSMNLITRLPKGWMDWSEDRLHEFYFEILDSNRHSSSSKHSAYYAIKYLCEFKGYKFDYKPPRVHHKRRQSIEPEDVWKILDKIDNDRDLALILTHLYTGLRPTEILALKKEDIDLDKGTIIVKNTKTYQDRIVPIHKKPMMALRKYLAKRKDDCPSLFYSFREKTPMTLFAYRFALKKYCKKARIKRVTPYQLRHTFATQFIENGGDVLILKSIMGHSNIKTTEGYVHENTRMIMKGYEKACPEF